One part of the Tachysurus vachellii isolate PV-2020 chromosome 6, HZAU_Pvac_v1, whole genome shotgun sequence genome encodes these proteins:
- the p2rx3b gene encoding P2X purinoceptor 3b, with product MWGCIKDFFTYETTKSVVVKSWTIGIINRVVQLLIISYFVGWVFLYEKAYQERDTAIESSVTTKVKGFGEHHNKTMDVADFVTPSQGASVFCIITKLITTENQVQGLCPESEKKFKCEHDDNCTKLMSKPGSNGLLTGKCVNYGSLKTCQIRGWCPAEIDDIPIKPMMEVENFTIFIKNSIRFPRFNFTKGNFLPNINSSYIKKCTFDFNQNSYCPIFKVKDVIRFSHQNFTKLALEGGVIGIKIAWLCDLDKSEDECKPAYSFTRLDAMSEKTSVSPGYNFRFAKYFKMENGTEYRTLLKAVAIRFDVMVNGDAGKFNMIPTLINMVAAFTSVGVGAVLCDIILLNFLKGADLYKARKFEEVSDAHIQKSLSYNSGIYRNRDLSELSIRPEDKFSNDSGAFSIGQYG from the exons ATGTGGGGCTGTATAAAAGATTTCTTCACTTATGAGACAACAAAGTCTGTGGTGGTGAAGAGCTGGACCATCGGCATCATCAACCGAGTTGTTCAGCTGCTTATAATATCTTACTTTGTTGG TTGGGTATTTTTGTATGAGAAGGCCTATCAAGAAAGAGACACTGCTATCGAATCATCTGTGACAACTAAGGTTAAAGGATTTGGCGAGCACCACAATAAAACCATGGATGTAGCAGACTTTGTCACACCTTCACAG GGGGCCTCTGTGTTTTGCATCATTACTAAACTCATCACCACAGAGAACCAGGTGCAGGGCTTGTGTCCTGAG AGTgagaaaaaatttaaatgtgaaCATGATGACAACTGCACAAAATTAATGTCAAAGCCAGGCTCAAATG GTTTGTTAACAGGAAAGTGCGTGAACTATGGTTCTCTGAAAACGTGTCAGATCAGAGGATGGTGTCCTGCAGAGATAGATGACATCCCTAT AAAACCCATGATGGAGGTTGAGAACTTCACCATATTTATCAAGAATAGCATTCGCTTTCCCCGCTTCAACTTCACAAA agGAAACTTCTTACCCAACATCAACAGCAGTTATATAAAGAAATGCACTTTTGACTTTAATCAAAACAGTTACTGCCCTATATTCAAGGTGAAAGATGTGATCCGCTTTAGCCATCAGAACTTCACCAAACTGGCTCTTGAA GGTGGAGTGATAGGCATAAAGATAGCGTGGTTATGTGATCTGGATAAATCAGAAGATGAATGTAAGCCTGCATACTCCTTTACTCGTCTTGATGCGATGTCTGAGAAAACCAGTGTGTCACCAGGGTACAACTTTAG GTTTGCAAAGTACTTTAAAATGGAGAACGGGACAGAGTACCGGACTCTGCTGAAGGCAGTCGCTATCCGTTTTGATGTGATGGTCAACGGAGAT GCTGGGAAATTTAATATGATCCCAACTCTAATCAATATGGTGGCTGCCTTCACTTCTGTGGGTGTG GGGGCTGTTCTTTGTGATATCATTCTTCTCAATTTCCTGAAAGGAGCTGACTTGTACAAAGCCAGGAAATTTGaagag GTGTCAGATGCACACATTCAAAAATCACTCTCCTACAACAGTGGCATTTACCGGAACAGAGACCTCAGCGAGCTGTCAATCAGACCAGAAGACAAATTCTCTAATGACTCAGGGGCTTTTTCCATCGGACAGTATGGTTAG